The following proteins are encoded in a genomic region of Colletotrichum higginsianum IMI 349063 chromosome 9, whole genome shotgun sequence:
- a CDS encoding Alpha-tubulin suppressor and related rcc1 domain-containing protein has product MLLSFAHLVLVYSVLLSGQVVLSHRLSPHDIRSIEQTLHSVGKRALNGYYVIDQQASSKWGCSEEQIVALGQFVDDAHALAFMASTVLGRKHSEKSPAYDLWFGEENANADTRDRIKTLNYESVQQYLKPPSPQNRIDDLYSNNLSPTGLTYMCAPQDHSNCVGDLVATTHNNGEDTVTGNFILLCVPFWEAASQQAMLREWREDRTLSVSGGFALLHEAQHLSAIVSDSRRCQDVLDPKKSDDSKCYSSTCCAGLPAADKIKNAQNMAFFALEVTADPSNGEANWEESCTIMKRDAGSLLLGGPEDLMARAAGHRPHLGLEGILRRQNKASSTLRTVWRNSTSTHTSGKTTSSKPPPRFMTQPPVSVSASSGVSFSMSYSTAPPQVGDDGNAIVPIVPIPIPIPIPVPVPVPVPGVPPIPPILPPFGGGGGGGGGGGGGGDDPGGGDDGNNDDKDDKDDNDDDSQPTQTSAPTTTESSSPPETTEKPSHASSTTSSDTLPEPTCSSRPPLPPLADGGDAFVDRDGLPQEFIDELIAKGRSSSRAATSTKPIAASSTRARTIASTTAPAEPLTPPPASAVQPVPCYNFDARKYGYCCATSDNPCKNDRDDRCWFGGEGVSGGASNVLPNFARCPPPRGARYRVPIIAEPDAEVESWR; this is encoded by the exons ATGTTACTGTCGTTCGCTCATTTAGTTTTGGTGTATTCCGTCCTACTCTCAGGTCAGGTGGTCTTAAGTCATCGCCTTTCACCTCATGATATCCGCTCAATAGAGCAAACGTTACATTCAGTCGGCAAACGCGCACTCAACGGGTATTATGTGATCGATCAACAAGCGTCCAGCAAATGGGGTTGTTCCGAGGAACAGATTGTCGCCCTGGGACAGTTTGTAGACGATGCCCACGCACTTGCTTTCATGGCGTCGACTGTGCTCGGGCGAAAGCATTCCGAGAAATCTCCTGCGTATGATCTTTGGTTTGGCG AGGAaaacgccaacgccgacaCGAGAGATAGGATAAAGACACTCAACTACGAATCTGTCCAACAGTACTTGAAGCCGCCAAGTCCACAGAATCGCATCGACGACCTGTACTCTAATAACCTCAGTCCGACGGGCCTAACGTACATGTGCGCTCCCCAGGACCATTCTAACTGTGTCGGGGATCTGGTTGCCACTACGCACAACAATGGTGAAGATACAGTCACGGGAAACTTCATCCTTTTGTGTGTTCCATTCTGGGAGGCCGCGTCCCAGCAAGCGATGTTGCGGGAGTGGAGGGAGGACAGGACTCTCAGTGTCTCTGGTGGATTTGCGCTGTTGCATGAGGCACAACACCTGAGCGCGATCGTCAGCGATTCGAGACGATGCCAAGACGTTCTAGACCCAAAGAAAAGCGATGACAGCAAATGCTATAGCTCGACTTG CTGTGCAGGACTCCCAGCTGCCGACAAAATCAAGAACGCCCAGAACATGGCGTTCTTTGCCCTGGAAGTCACAGCAGACCCCAGCAACGGCGAGGCAAATTGGGAGGAATCGTGTACTATCATGAAACGAGATGCAGGCAGCTTGCTGCTGGGAGGACCGGAGGACCTCATGGCCCGGGCCGCCGGTCACCGTCCTCACCTTGGGCTCGAGGGTATCTTGCGTAGACAGAACAAGGCGTCTTCGACGCTCAGAACGGTGTGGCGGAACAGTACGAGCACGCACACATCCGGAAAGACGACTTCATCGAAACCACCACCTCGTTTCATGACTCAGCCACCGGTATCAGTGAGCGCTTCCTCCGGCGTTTCTTTCTCGATGTCATACTCTACCGCCCCGCCTCAGGtgggcgatgacggcaaTGCCATCGTGCCCATTGTGCCGATTCCTATTCCTATTCCTATTCCTGTCCCTGTTCCGGTTCCTGTCCCTGGGGTTCCTCCGATCCCCCCGATTTTGCCTCCCttcgggggcggcggcggcggcggaggaggaggaggcggaggaggagacgatccaggtggcggtgacgacggtAACAACGATGACAAAGATGACAAAGATGACAACGACGATGACTCACAACCTACGCAAACATCTGCTCCAACTACTACCGAGTCATCGTCTCCGCCAGAAACCACAGAAAAGCCTTCACAcgcatcatcaacaacaagctcCGACACCCTTCCAGAGCCTACATGCTCGTCCAGACCACCGCTTCCACCGCTCGCCGACGGGGGTGACGCGTTTGTCGACAGAGACGGCCTCCCCCAAGAATTCATAGATGAATTGATCGCCAAAGgaaggagcagcagcagagccgccacctcgacgaagcccatCGCGGCAAGCAGCACAAGAGCCAGGACAATAGCCAGCACAACAGCACCAGCAGAGCCTTTGACTCCACCTCCGGCTTCAGCAGTCCAACCCGTTCCTTGTTACAACTTTGATGCCAGGAAATACGGGTACTGCTGCGCTACGTCAGACAACCCTTGTAAGAACGACCGTGATGATAGATGTTGGTTTGGCGGAGAAGGTGTTTCTGGAGGGGCGAGTAACGTTTTGCCTAATTTTGCGCGATGCCCGCCTCCTCGGGGTGCCCGATACCGGGTGCCGATAATTGCAGAGCCCGATGCGGAAGTTGAGAGCTGGCGCTGA